In one window of Crocosphaera subtropica ATCC 51142 DNA:
- a CDS encoding IS3-like element ISCysp23 family transposase (programmed frameshift), translating into MLLLNYQQQEKKMQRKRYSAEFKAKIALEAIKGLKTVNEIAGEFGVHPTQIQQWKKQLLERLPDIFSQKQEKRKKQDEELTAQLYQQIGQLKVELDWVKKKLDCSVSDKRTLIEPEHSQINLSRQCELLGLARSSYYYESTGESELNLELMKLIDQQYTQTPFYGIRRMTACLQKQGYQVNHKRVARLMRKMGLETIYPRPKLSQSDDNHRRYPYLLNDLTIDQPNQVWCSDITYIRMPKGFVYLVAIMDWYSRFVLAWQLSNTLEVSFCLQALAIAAKWGKPEIFNSDQGSQYTSREFVDSLENLGITISQDGRGRVFDNIFIERLWRSVKYEEVYLKDYSTVAIALENLSNYFEFYNYRRLHQSLGYQCPATIHFQD; encoded by the exons ATGCTGCTCCTAAACTATCAACAACAAGAGAAAAAAATGCAGCGTAAAAGATATAGTGCAGAGTTTAAAGCTAAAATTGCTCTAGAAGCCATAAAAGGGCTTAAAACTGTCAATGAAATTGCAGGAGAGTTTGGGGTGCATCCTACCCAAATTCAACAATGGAAAAAGCAACTTCTTGAACGATTACCAGACATCTTTAGTCAAAAACAAGAGAAACGAAAAAAACAAGATGAAGAGCTAACAGCCCAATTATATCAACAAATCGGTCAACTCAAAGTAGAGCTTGATTGGGTG AAAAAAAAGCTGGACTGCTCGGTAAGTGATAAACGGACACTAATCGAACCCGAACATTCACAGATTAATCTGTCTCGCCAGTGTGAATTACTGGGATTAGCACGTTCTAGCTACTATTACGAGTCAACAGGAGAAAGTGAACTTAATCTAGAACTAATGAAACTAATTGACCAACAATATACTCAAACGCCTTTTTACGGCATTAGACGCATGACAGCTTGCCTTCAAAAGCAAGGTTATCAAGTTAATCATAAACGAGTAGCTCGTTTGATGAGAAAAATGGGGTTAGAAACCATTTATCCGCGTCCAAAGCTAAGCCAGTCCGATGATAATCATCGTCGCTATCCTTATCTACTTAACGATCTGACCATTGATCAACCGAACCAAGTTTGGTGTAGCGACATTACCTATATCCGAATGCCCAAAGGATTCGTCTACTTGGTGGCCATCATGGATTGGTATTCTCGCTTTGTGCTGGCATGGCAGTTATCCAATACTCTCGAAGTCAGTTTTTGTCTACAAGCGTTGGCGATCGCAGCTAAATGGGGTAAGCCTGAGATTTTTAATTCAGATCAAGGCTCTCAATATACCAGTCGTGAATTTGTGGACTCCTTAGAAAATCTGGGAATTACCATTAGTCAAGATGGAAGAGGCCGAGTCTTTGATAACATCTTTATTGAACGTTTATGGCGTTCTGTAAAGTACGAAGAAGTTTATCTCAAAGATTATTCTACTGTAGCGATCGCCTTAGAAAACCTGAGCAACTACTTTGAGTTTTATAACTATCGTAGGTTGCATCAATCTTTGGGTTATCAATGTCCAGCTACAATACATTTTCAAGATTAA
- the pstB gene encoding phosphate ABC transporter ATP-binding protein PstB, with the protein MTNLSNQTVLKTENLNVFYGFNLAVRDVTLDIPINKVVAFIGPSGCGKSTVLRCFNRMNDLIPSARIDGTITYHGKDIYTKKVDPVDLRSRIGMVFQKPNPFPKSIYENIAFGARLNGFTGDMNELVEMSLKKASVWDETKDKLNQSGLALSGGQQQRLCIARTIAVKPDVILMDEPCAALDPISTLKIEELIHELKKDYTIVIVTHNMQQASRVSDLTAFYNAEATEKGGKVGYLVEYDDTEKVFHNPAQEATRDYVSGRFG; encoded by the coding sequence ATGACTAATTTATCAAACCAAACCGTATTGAAAACCGAAAATCTGAATGTATTCTATGGTTTTAATCTAGCAGTTAGAGATGTAACTTTAGACATTCCAATCAATAAAGTTGTCGCTTTTATCGGACCTTCGGGTTGCGGAAAAAGTACCGTGTTACGGTGTTTTAATCGTATGAATGATCTCATACCTAGTGCCAGAATTGATGGGACGATAACTTATCATGGCAAGGATATTTATACTAAAAAAGTTGACCCAGTCGACTTACGGTCTCGTATCGGCATGGTCTTTCAAAAACCGAATCCTTTCCCTAAATCCATTTACGAAAATATTGCTTTTGGGGCGCGATTAAATGGCTTTACAGGAGACATGAACGAGTTGGTAGAAATGTCGCTTAAAAAGGCATCTGTCTGGGATGAAACCAAAGATAAATTAAATCAAAGTGGTCTGGCTTTATCGGGAGGACAACAACAACGACTGTGTATTGCTCGCACCATTGCTGTTAAACCTGATGTGATTTTAATGGATGAACCCTGTGCCGCTCTAGACCCCATTTCGACCTTAAAAATTGAAGAATTAATCCACGAATTGAAGAAAGATTACACTATTGTCATTGTTACCCATAATATGCAGCAAGCGTCGAGAGTCTCAGACTTAACGGCATTTTATAACGCAGAAGCTACTGAAAAAGGAGGCAAAGTCGGTTATCTCGTTGAATACGATGATACGGAGAAAGTTTTCCATAACCCCGCCCAAGAAGCTACCAGAGATTATGTCAGTGGGAGATTTGGTTAA
- the pstB gene encoding phosphate ABC transporter ATP-binding protein PstB: MPNEENVTPTNLALNSNLETVFSLDHVDIYYGTYRAVRDVTFTIPKNKVTAFIGPSGCGKSTILRCFNRLNDLIDSFHLDGKINYHGQDLYASDIDPIEVRKRIGMVFQKPNPFPKTIYDNIAYGARVNNFQGDLDELVETSLRRAVLWDEVKDKLGESGFSLSGGQQQRLCIARTIAAQPEVVLMDEPCSALDPISTLKIEELMHELKENYTIVIVTHNMQQATRVADYTAFFNAEATDKGSKVGFLVEYDQTETIFGNPTHQDTKDYVSGRFG; encoded by the coding sequence ATGCCGAATGAAGAAAATGTTACTCCGACCAATCTAGCTTTGAATTCAAATTTAGAAACCGTTTTTTCTCTCGATCATGTCGACATTTATTACGGAACCTATCGAGCCGTTCGGGATGTCACTTTTACTATTCCTAAAAATAAAGTGACGGCCTTTATTGGTCCGTCTGGATGTGGAAAAAGTACCATTTTACGTTGTTTTAATCGACTTAATGATCTCATTGATAGTTTTCACCTCGATGGAAAAATCAACTATCACGGACAGGATTTATATGCCTCCGATATTGATCCTATTGAAGTTAGAAAACGTATCGGCATGGTGTTTCAAAAGCCTAATCCTTTCCCTAAAACTATTTATGACAATATTGCTTATGGTGCTAGGGTTAATAATTTTCAAGGGGACTTAGATGAATTAGTAGAAACCTCCTTAAGACGGGCTGTTTTATGGGATGAAGTTAAGGATAAATTAGGGGAAAGTGGGTTTTCTTTATCAGGAGGACAACAACAACGACTGTGTATTGCTCGTACCATTGCTGCTCAACCTGAAGTGGTATTAATGGATGAGCCTTGTTCAGCATTAGATCCGATTTCTACCTTAAAAATTGAAGAATTAATGCACGAATTGAAAGAAAATTATACCATTGTCATCGTGACTCATAATATGCAGCAAGCCACGCGAGTGGCTGATTATACCGCTTTTTTTAACGCCGAAGCAACCGATAAAGGCAGTAAGGTGGGGTTCTTAGTAGAATACGACCAGACTGAAACAATTTTTGGTAATCCTACTCACCAGGATACCAAAGATTATGTGAGTGGGCGTTTTGGTTAA
- a CDS encoding glycoside hydrolase family 13, producing the protein MNNSTVGYQHPHSGNYAPIEESTWHHAIYPLGAHYQDDDVTFAVYSKRATHILLEIYLSSTGEDAKYDYWLKKNPTDQIWRAKIAEVPPGTFYAFRCWGPNWEYEEGWL; encoded by the coding sequence ATGAATAATTCTACCGTTGGTTATCAACATCCCCATTCAGGAAACTATGCACCGATAGAAGAATCAACTTGGCATCATGCTATCTATCCTTTGGGGGCGCATTATCAAGACGATGACGTTACTTTTGCGGTGTATTCCAAACGGGCTACCCATATTCTCTTAGAAATTTATCTTTCCTCCACAGGAGAAGATGCTAAATACGATTATTGGTTAAAAAAGAATCCAACGGATCAGATTTGGCGAGCTAAGATTGCTGAAGTTCCCCCAGGGACTTTCTACGCCTTTCGTTGTTGGGGTCCTAACTGGGAATACGAAGAGGGATGGCTATAA